The Bradyrhizobium barranii subsp. barranii genome segment ACGACGATCAATCGCTGGCGATCCTGCAAAATGTTCGCGCGGCAATGTCAGGACATGCTCGGGTTCTGCTGATCGAACGACGGATCGAGCCAGATCATCGCGACGCCATGCGCGTACTCCATATCGACATGGAGATGCTGGTCAATGTCTCCGGCATGGAGCGCACCGACGCCGAATATCGATCCCTGCTGGAGCAGGCCGGATTCCGATTGGCGAGGGTAGTGCCGTTGCTCGACGGTGCAGGCTTTGCGGTATTCGAGGCCATGCGCTCCGACACGAACTGAGATCGGGCAGATCGCTCGATGCAGTCCGT includes the following:
- a CDS encoding methyltransferase — its product is MASALLKHYDFHGISRIVDVGGGHGFTLTTILADHPTMQGVLFDLPDVVAGASLEAIGGRNRCEIIGGSFFEAIPADADAYILKQIIHDWDDDQSLAILQNVRAAMSGHARVLLIERRIEPDHRDAMRVLHIDMEMLVNVSGMERTDAEYRSLLEQAGFRLARVVPLLDGAGFAVFEAMRSDTN